The sequence AACTACATGCGCAGCCGAACGCCAGGGGCGCACTGCCAGGGTGCCCGCTGGCGCGCGCGGCGTAAGCGGGCGCGGGAATGTCCGACCGCGCGTGTAGCCTGCCGCGCCATGAGCGAAGCGTCGCACCACGAAACGCATTTCACCCCCAAGCGGACCGTCATCGACCAGCGCACCGGGCAGCTGGTGAAGGCGGGCACCGTCGGTTGTCCGTGCGGCTGGACCGCGCCGGGCAGTGAGAACGACTTCATGGCGAAGTTCGCCGAGCACCTCGCGGAGCAGCGCGGCGAGGAGTCATGACCCTTGGCGAGGCCGCCACCCTCGCCGCCTCGGTCGCCTTCGCCGGCCCCACACTCTGACTGACCTACCTGGCGCACCGGCGTGCGCGCGAGCGTTCGGACGTGAAATGGCAGGTCGAGCGCGTCGAGGAAGGCGTCTTCGACGTCGTCAACGTCGGTCACGATCCCGCTTTTAAAGTGCTCGTCGAGATGTGGACCACCATGGAATTGGAATCGGGGACCGCCAGGAAGGTCGCGGAAGGGGAGCATGTGCGCGTGCGGCTGCCTCGCCGAGCCGCTGGCCAGGCCGAGCCCACCACGGTGCCGGCGAGCATGTTCGAGGGCTTCCCCGACGATCCCCCAGAGCTGAACCCACTGCTGGGCGCGGCGAGGGAAAAGATCATGGCGGACTGGGAGCGGGGGAAGAAGCTCAAGGACCAAGCGATGGCACGCCAGGCCGAGTTGGAGAAGCTGGAGAGGGAGTCACAGGTACAGGTGCGGGTCGTGTGGCGCTCGAAGCTCGGCACGTGGAATGAGCACACGGAGAAGACCGGCTGAGGTCGCCGTCCCCCTGACTCAGTTGCAGCGCGTCGGTGTAAGCACCAACAGGCATGATCGCGACACTATGGGGGCGACGTCGCTACCGTCCCGACCATGGACACCAACACATGCCCGGCGTGCCGGGAAACGATGCGTCCGACCAGTTACAAGGAAGTTCGCGGGCAGGGCGGTCAGGTCATTCGCAGGCTCCCGCTGACGTGGGACTGTGCCAGTAGCTGTCAGCACGTCCTGGGCGCGGAGGAGTGGAACGAAGCCGTGAGCCAGTACGAGCGGGAGCAGCGCGGCGACGCGTAGCCTCCCGGTCGCCCCTGGGCATGTCTCGGCCCTCGTGACGGGGGCCGCATCGTCACGAGGGGGAGGCGTGCGCGGGATGGTCAGTCCTCGGCCAGCGCGGGCCCGATGTCCTCGACCATCCCCGAGTCGACTAGGTGCCGGATCTGCTCGGCCGGAACGTCGTCCGGGGGGATCATCCCCGGCGAGAACGGGCACGGCGCGGGCTTGCCGGTGAGCGTGGACCCGATCCCTGCGCGAGTGGTGACCAGCACATACATGCCCATGGTCGTGACGCGGAAGCGGGTCGGCTGCTTGGTCATGTCGGTGGCGCTCACCGCCGCGGCCGCCCGTCCCAGTGGTTGCTGAGGACGGCGCCGCCGCGGCGCTGGGAGGCCCAGAGCTTCTCACGGCGCCGGTTACCCTCTCCGAACGCGACCTCAAACAGTTCGTCGTCGGCCATGTTCTGCGGGGACCTCGCCGACGTGGCGGAGGCTCGGGCCTGTCGCGCGGCGGCTTCCTGCGCTCACGCGTCCCACTCGATCTTCACCCGCCCGGCGTCCATCACCGCGGCCCGCAACCCCGATTCGAAGTCGACGTAGCCAGCGGCGCGCGAGTAAGCCCGATCGGACGCTTCGAGGGCGGCCGGGTCATCGAGCGCGGCGGCGAGGAGTTCCGCCGGGCCCTCGGCCGAGGCCCTCGCCACGGGGGACGAGGCGCGGGCCTCGGCCGCGGGCGGGTAGATGGAGGCGAGGGACTCTATGAAGCGTTCGGTGGTCTCGCCTGCTTCGAGGAGCGCCCGCCACTGGCGGTGCGGTCTTCGTGGTGACCCGGCCCGTCGTCTCCGTCCAGGTGTCCTCGCCGTGTCGGCGCGGCCGGTCGGTCCTGTCGCTCACCCTGCTCTCCGTTCTCTGCCCCATCGCCCGGACACGCCGAGGATCTCGGCCGCCCGCTCCGCCTGGACGCATTTCAAGCCTGTCGAGCTGGGGACCTCGGGTAGTTCCGGCCGACAGTAGCGCCACCGTCTCGTTGACGTAGCGCCAGGTAGTGGTGGTCCCAACCCCGAACCCTGCACCGAGCTGCGCGATCGTCTCCCCGTTCTTCAGGTACGCCAGCGTCATCAGTGCCTGCATACCCGCTGGTAGGGCCCGGCCCTTGCTGCCGGTCTGCTCGCGATGCCGACCGACGACGCCGGTCACGTACGGCAGCGTCTGATGCGACAACGGCAGCGAAGAACGATAGCGAAGTATTTGAAGTCCCTGGTGGGGCGGAGGGGTGTGAGAGGTCACCCCGTCCTACCAGGGGTTCTTCATGTTTCAGGACCTGCCGCGCCGCCCGCGATCATGCTGTGATCACCCCACCCACAGACGTGGTGGAAAAGGCTCCTTGCCCCCAGGCATTTCATAGGTGCCACCCTCCTGTATTGGACGTATCCGGCCGCGCACGACAGGTGCGTGACTGTCCATGAAAGTCCATCGTCGTGCGGTGATGTTGTCACTCAGTTGGTCACCCACCCGTGCGAGGCGGCAACCGAGGCAACAACGCTTTGCCGAGGGCGGAGGACACAGTCTCTCCTAACCGACACTCTGGCGGTTGGGCGAGTGGACGGTGCGCTGGGATCGGTGTTTGCCGTGGCGTCGCCAGGTATTTTGACCTGCTCCAAGTTGCGATCTCGGACTGGCGATCAGGGCTAAGATACTGGCGTGAGCGCGTTCACCCCCAGTCGGACCCTGTGCAAGGTTCTGTTCGGTAGAGCGAATCGGTGCGCCTATCCCGGATGTAGCCACCTTCTTATCGCTGAACATCGTGGAGTGTTGAGTGTCAATGTCGAAATTGCTCACATTCGCTCGAGTAGTGTGAGCGGCCCCAGGTATGATCCTACTTGGGATCCGGCGCTAATTGACACGGAGTCAAATCTTCTGCTGCTTTGTCTTATGCACCACAAGTGGGTGGACGACCACCCTGAGCAGTATTCGGTTGCTGAATTGCAATGCTGGAAGCAGAATCAAATCGCACAGGGCAGTGGTATTGATCTGGGTGACGTGCAGATTACGCAGGTCCTTGGTGTGCTGGTGAAGTCTCGAAGGCACGAGACCGTCGTTCGCGACTACGGCCACTTCCTGCAGAAGCAGTGTGGCTTGCAGCCCAACACCCATGTACATCCGCGGGACATGGTCGTGGTTGCTGGCGACACCGAGTGGCTAATCGAGGTGAAAACGGTCCACCGCGGCCACGTCGCCGCAGCAGTCCGCGAGGCCTTGGGCCAGTTGCTGTTCTACCGCCACTTCCACTATCCCGACGGTCACCACCACATCCGGATGCTCGCCGTCTTCAACGAGGACATCGGACAAGCCTGCATGGAATTTCTCGAAATTCAGAGCATCGCGTCGGTTTGGCGCACCGGGGCCAGATGGGCGGGCTCTCCTTCAGCGGAAAATGCCAACCTCTGCGGCTAGCCCGTTCAAGGTCGGGGGCCAATTGAGCGTGCGGTTCCGTAGACTACTTGCGATTAACACTTTGATGTGGGCATATGCCCGGAGCGCCAGGACGGCTGGACGCAGATGGAAGGCGCCGAGTGGCTGAGCGCCGTTCTGAGCGCACCACAACGGGCGCCATCCCGAGACGGTGCGCTGAGCCTTTTTGGCGTGATGAGGCCTCGCGGAGTTACAGAGTGTGGATGGCTTTGGCGAGGCGGCCGGCGCGGTGGGGGCAGCAGCGCAGCTTCCGCAGGATTCGCCATGACTTGAGCTGGGCGTTCGCGCGTGGCGATTACCGGGTATACGGCAGCAGAGGCCGTCGGTGTCCGGGCCGTTTGGCCCTATCGTGCGCCGGCGTTTCGCCGAGTGGAGTGATGCGCGCGGGGTGGGAACGCGCGGACTCGATGACACTGAGCGGTCGGATGTTGCTCATGGCACTGCAACGGGACGAAGCCTTCTGCTTGGACGGCAGTAGGTTGTCGATCATGAAGAGGACTGCGAACGATCCGACAGCGTTCGGCGTGCAGGGCACCATCACCTATCGGCTTGCTCGACCCGAGGACGATCGGGTCTTGGCGAAGCTCGATGGGTCGTTCACAACAGATTCTGTGTTCGAAGTGGTCGAAACGGGCGACGGCTTCACGCTTCGCCAGATTCCCGTGACCCCTCCCATCCACGAGGTCTTCCCAGCCGATGAGGACACCAAGGACGACCGCGATCCCGAGTTGAGCCAGACGGTGGTCGCCTGCAACAGAGACGAACTGTGCGGGTTCGTAGAGAGCTCCTTCGAACCATGGAACAGGCGCCTGACCATCTGCGACATCCAGGTCGCACCAGTGTGGAGGGAGAAGGGTCTGGGACGAACCTTGATGAGCCACGCCTTCGGCTTCGCCGAAGAGCGGGGGGCCGGGCATGTATGGCTTGAGGTCAGCAACATCAACGCCCCCGCGATCAGCGCCTACCTGCGGATGGGCTTCGCCTTCTGCGGGCTGGACACCAGGCTCTACGACGCCACCGAGTCGGCCGGCGAGCAAGCGATCTTCATGGCTCGACAGATCCACTGACCCGTGCCGCCCGAGTGCTCACCGGCAACAATTTCGCCACCACGTCGACGCGGACTCCGCGCTCAACACGAGCACCGCGAGGACGCGGACATGCTGGAGTCCAACCGGTCGATCGCGCAAATCGCCGCCCATCTGGGTATCTACCGCAAAGACCCGCCCAACCTACGCATTAAAGGTGGGAATGGTGAAGTCGCGGCGCGCCGAGAGCCAAGGTGGCGATTGCTCTGTGGCCAGTCCAAGATGAAGTGCGAGCAACTTTAGGCGCTGCACTTGGCATGGGTTGCCTTTTGTTGGTCGCCTGCGAGGTGCGCGGCGTGGTGTGGCTGCGCCACGGCGAGCAGCGCTCGCTTCGGGGGACCGCGGTCCGGGGAGGCGGCGTGTGCCGCGAAGCGTCTCTGTCTCGCCTTGTTTCGCCGTGGTGGAGCAAGTAATAGGCAACGTTCACTTGTGTGGCTGGACCGGGCGCGGTCCAGCCAGGGCGGAGGGATCGGGCGCGATCCTCAAGGGGGTGGGGCATACGGTCGAGAGCGGCAAGTCGGGGTCGGGTTCGGGGGTGCCGCGGAGGCGGCGTTCGGTTCGGTCGCCGCAGCGGAGTCGGTCGGTGAGGATCGCGCTGTCGGAGCAGGAGTATGCCGTTTTGGCGGCCGCGGCGGCGGACGAGGGGTTGGCGTTGGGGGCGTTCGCTGCGCAGGCGAGTTTGGCGGCGGCGCAGGGACGGGTGGTTTCGGAGTACGCCGTGCTGCGGGAGGCGCTGGCGGCGGTGTTGTTCGCTGCCGGGCAGGTGCAGCGGGTCGGTGTGAATCTCAATCAGGCTGTTGCGGCGTTGAATTCCGGTGAGCTGGTCGAGCAGCTTCGCTGGTACGCCCAGGCGGCGGCGCGCAGCATCGACAGACTCGATGAGCTGGCTCAGGAGTTGCGGCATCGGCTCCCTTGACCGGTCGGCCGGGGGCCGTGGGTGATCGGGAAGATCCGTCGTGGAGAGCGTGTCATGGGGCTGCTGCGCTACCTGTACGGTCCTGGCCGGCACGAGGAGCATCGCGATCCGCATGTGGTGGCGGGCTTCCGGAGCGCGCCGGAGTTGGAGCCTGGGGTGCGGGCGGATGGGAGCCGGGATTTGCGGCGGTTGGACGCGCTGCTCACGCAGCCGCTGGCGCTGCTGGGGGAGCGGAACTATCGGCAACCGGTGTGGCATCTGCCGTTGCGGGCGGCGCCCGAGGACCCGGTCATGTCCGATCGGCAGTGGGCCCGGATCGCTCATGAAGTGATGGACCGGGTCGGGCTCGCTCCGGACGGGGACTTTGGCGCGGTCCGGTGGGTGGCCGTCCGGCATGCCGCCGACCATGTCCACATCGTGGCGACCCTGGCGCGCCAGGACGGCGGTCGGCCCGATGTGTGGAACGACGGCTACCGCGTCCGGGACGCTTGCCGCACGGTCGAGCAGCAGCACGGGTTGCGGCGGACGGCTCCGGCAGACCGGACAGCGGCGCGGCGGCCGAGCCGGGGCGAGATCGAGAAAGCCGCCCGCCACGGTCGGCCGCTACCGTCCCGCACGCTTCTGCGCCGCAAAGTCCAGACGGCGGCGGCGGGGGCGAGCAGCGAAGCGGAGTTCTTCCGGCGGCTGCATGATGAGGGTGTCCTGGTGCGCCAGCGTTTCAGCGAGCGGACGGCCGGCGAGATGACCGGCTACGCCGTCGCCCTCCCCGACGATCTGAACGGCGACGGACGTCCCGTGTGGTTCGGTGGCGGGAAGCTCGCTGCCGACCTCACTCTGCCCAAGCTTCGCCGCCGGTGGACGGGCGCGGACGGGTCCGTCCGTGCGTTGTCCCCGTTCTGTCCGTTGGACGGACGGCATCTGTCCGAGCGGACGAGACGAGCCGTGCTGCGGACGGCCGTCCGCCGCGCGGCGGACGAGTCGGCGACGACCAACGAGTTCCTCGACCGGCTTCGGGGTGAGGGGCTTCTGGTCAAGCTGCGCTACGGCCAGACCGTTGACGGGCAGATCACTGGCTACGCCGTCGCTTTCGCTGCTGAACACGATGGCAAAGAACCGAACTGGTATCCCGGCAGCCGTCTCGCCGATGACCTGTCGCTATCCCGTCTCCGCCAGCGCTGGGCCTCGCCTGTCGCGGACCCTCAGGTGGCCGTCGACCATGATGAGTTGACGCCGGAGGAGCGCCAGGCTCTCTACGACGACGCGGCCCGTGCCGCCGCCTTCGCCACCGCCCAGATTCGGCGGCACCTTGTCACCAACCCGCATGCTGCACAGGACGCCTGCTGGGCGGCCTCCGATGCCCTCCACGTCGCAGCCCGAGTTACCGGTAACCGGCACCTCCACCGCGCCGCCGATGCCTACGACCGCGCGGCCCGCGCCCCCTACGGCCGTATCCCCACCCCGACTCCGGCAGGCAACGCGTTGCGCACCACTGCCCGCCTGCTCGCGCTCACCGGCACGGCGAAGGACCGAACGGTGGTGTCGATGGTGCTGCTCGTCGCCAACTTCATCAGCCTGCTCGACACCATCGCTCAGCTGCGCAGCCTCCAGGAGCGTCACGCCCAGGCCGACGCTGCTCGAAGAGCCGCCGCGCATACGCGAGAAGTACGACCAGCGGGTAGCGCGCCCTCACCTCCGCCGGCTGGCCCGAACGCGCAAGCGCGCCTGGCTATGGCCGCTTTTCCGAACGCGTGGGCTCCGCTGCCGCAGGTTGCACAGAGCAGATCAGCGCCGTCGGCTTCCACGGGTCCAGTGCGCTCTGGTCGTCGCCGTCCGTGATCGAACGGCTTGATCGCGCGGTCTGCCAGCACTGGCCGCATGGAGGGGCTCCTCTCGCCGGTCGCTCATTTCCGCTCTTCGAGTTGGCGGAAGGCGCGCTCGAAGGCTTCTGGGTCGGCGGTGTGGAGGAGGTCCATCAACCCGTCCAGGTCGGACGCCGAGATCAGGACGCGCCCCGTCGCCCTCCAGATCCCTTCTCGATCCAGCGTGATCGACCATTCAGGGAAGAGGTGCTGCAGTAGCAGCAATGTGACTCGCATCGTTTCCTCACACGGAGCGTGGCCCCTGGCTCCTCGTGTCGGGGACATCGCAGCGTCAGGGCAGCTTGGCCCAGACGACCTTGCCGCCGCCGGTGAGGCGCTTGACTCCCCACTCGTGTACGAGCTCCGCCATGAGCTGGAGGCCGCGGCCGGAGGTGGCGGCGTAGTCCTGAGGCTGGACGGTGGGGTGGCCCGTGCCGGTGTCCGATACCTCGATCACCGGTCGCCCATCGTCCGGGTCGAGGGAGAGCCGGACGACGATCGGGCCTTCGCCGTGCTTGTAGGCGTTCGTGGTCAGCTCGCAGACCACGAGACGGCCCATGTAGTCGTCGGTGATGCCCCAGCGGGCGAACTGTTCGGCGAGGAACCGGCGCGCGAGGCGGGGCGCCTGATCGGTGGAATCGAGGACGATCGTCGGGACTTCAGGAGTTTGCGGTGCTGCGGACATCGGCACGACCTTCGCTGGCCACTGACGGGTTCGAGTAACTCGCTGCACATCTTCAACTCCTCCGCGTAGCGTTACCAGCGAAGCGCCCCAGCACACACGTGGCGCTGTCGATCGCTGGTAGGTGGGTTCCCCTCGCTCACGTGGAGGCGAAGCAGTGGCCGCGCGCAAACCGACATCCAAGACCGTCGCCTTCGGCGCAGAGGTCACGCGCCTCCGCGAGGAAGCGGGACTCAATCGGACGGAACTCGCCGCACGGACAGCGGTCACCCGGAGTTACATCTCCCAGGTCGAGTCCGGGCGCACCAAGTGCCGCAGGGACTTCGCCGAACGGATGGACAAGGCGCTGGACTCGGGCACGGCCCTGGTCGATGCATGGGACGACCTTCTGCGTTCCAGTAGCTACCCGAAGTTCTTCGCAGACTTCCCCCGCGCCGAGGCGTCCGCTGACGCGCTCCGTGCGTTCGAGATCAGGTTGGTCTACGGGCTTCTGCAGACTGAGGCGTACGCACGTGTGCTCCTGTGCAACGACGATGCCGTCCGCGAGCGGATGCAACGGCAGAGAATCCTCACCAAGCCGAACCCTCCGACCGTGTTCGTCGTGCTGGACGAGTCCGTCCTCCTCCGCGAGGTCGGCTCCCGCGAGATCATGCGCGAACAGTTGGAGCATCTGATCGAGATGTCGGAGCGGGAGAACATCACGATCCAGATCGCTCCGATCGGCTACTACCGCGACGCCCGAGCGCCGTTCGTGATCGCGACTCAACCCGATCGGAGCGAGATCGTGTACCTGGAAAGCAACATCGGGGGCGAGACGAGCGCAGAGCCGAGAGACCTAGCGCTCGTCAGCGAGGCTTTCAGTAGGCTCCAAGCGGCGGCGCTTTCGCCGAAGGCGTCGGTCGACCTGATGCGGAAGGTTGTGGAAGAGCGATGGACGTGACCTGGCGCAAGTCGTCGCGTAGCAGCGAGGCCGGAGACAACTGCGTCGAACTGGCCGACCTCGGCGAGGCCGTGGGCATCCGCGACAGCAAGGACCCGGCCGGCGCCAAGTTCACCCTGCGCCGCGACGAGTTCGCGAGCCTCGTGGCGGTTCTGAAGCGCTAACGCCCGGACATGGCACCGAGGAAGCCCCGGCCCGAGAGGGACCGGGGCTTCTTTCTGTTTGTCTTGGGGTCTGACGAACATTGGAACGAAAAGTCCCGCTAGAAGCGTGCGGTTGAGCTCGCTAGCGTGACTTTTCGTTCCAATGTCGCTCGGGCTGAGATGGATGCAGGTCAGAAGGCGCTTGTTAGTGCTCGGTGAGTTCGGGACGTGGGTCGGGCACGCCGGTCTTGACCTGCTGGAGTCCGGTGGGCTTGAGCTCGGGCACGTACTTGTAGATGGTGGAGCGGCTGACGCCGAAGAGGCGGGCGATGGAGGAGACGGTCGCGTCGGGCTGGGTGAGCAGCGCGCGGGCGTGTCGGATCTGCTCGGGCGTCATGGCAGGCGGCCGGCCGAGGCGGACGCCGCGGGCCTTGGCGGCGGCCAGGCCCTCGTGGGTGTCTTCGATGATGAGTTCGCGGAGGAACTCGGCGAGGGCGGCGAACACGTGGAAGACCAGGCGGCCGCCCGGCGTGGTGGTGTCGAGGGCCTCTTTCAGGGATCGGAACCCGACGCCGCGGCGGCGCAGGTCGGCGACGATCGTGATGAGGTCCTGCAGGGAGCGGGCGAGCCGGTCCAGCGAGGGGACGACCAGGGTGTCGCCGGGCCGCAGGTAGTCCAGCGCCTTGGCGAGCTCCTTGCGCTCGGCGTCCTTGCCGGACTTCTTATCGGCGAAGATCCGGATGCAGCCCGCGGCCTTCAAGGCCAGGGTCTGGCGGTCGAGTCGCTGGTCTTTGGTGGAGACCCGGGCGTATCCGACGAGCGCGCCGGTGAGGATCGCGGGCTCGGCGCCGAGAAGATCGTCGGCGGATCACCGCGGAGGGCGGGGCATCGCCCGGGAACGTCGTCACAACTGGAAAGTGCAGGAAAAACGGTGCTGTCGGTGTTGTCGAACACCCGAAGTTCTCAACACGTTTTGCCGACAGATTTCCGGGGTGCTCGGGCAGTGAAGAGGACTGCGCGCGGGGTGTCGAAGAATCGAACGATTCTCAGACACCCCACCCGAGGTGGAGGCGTCGCCGCCGCTCGCCGTTGCGATGCTGGCCTGCGTGGTGCGGCGAGATGGCTTCCGGTCAGGTTCGGGTCGGCGCAATGGTGAGCTTGTGGACCAGGAGGTCGATCACGGCTCGTTTGTCGGCATCGTCGTGCCGGTGGGTGAGGAGGCCCTCGATGACGAAGGTGCCGATCGCGGTCATGGCGGGGAGGTCGGCTTCGGCGGCGCCGGCTTTGCGGAGGTCGTCGGCGACCAGGGTGTCGGCGAGTTCGTGGAAGCCGGCGTGCCAGGCGTGGACGGCGGGTGAGGCCGCGGCGCGGGTGTGGACGGTGTTGACGAGGCCGTGCAGCCGTTCGAGCTGGTCGACGGCCCACAGGAGCCGGTCGTTGAGCGGCCGGTCGGCGATGGTCGTGTACTGGGCGAGGGCTTCGGCCAGCAGGCGGTCCAGGACGGCGATGAGCAGGTCGTCCTTGTCGCGGAAGTACCAGTAGATCGTGTTGACAGTGACGCCGGCGTTCTTGGCGATCTGGCCCATGGACGCCGACTCGTAGCCGTCGTCAATGAACAGCCGCTGGGCGGCGGCGAGGATCTCCTCGCGTTTCTCCTCGCGGTCTTGGGGGCGTCGGTTCCGGGGCACCCCCACACCCTATCTTGAACGGCCCTCAAGAAGGCGCTAGGTTTCTTGAAGGCTGTTCAAGAAGTGAGGTGGGCCCCCATGGAGACCGACCACGCGGTTGCCGAGCTGCTCGGGCTGGACACGACTGGGCTGCTGGCGTTCTTCGCCACGCTGCCCGCCCCGTCCATCGAGGAGATGGACGGGGAGTACACCGCCCGGCTGCTGGCCCAGCCCAACCTGGTCGCCTCGGTGACCGGGCGCGGCACGGTGTCGAATCCGCTCGCGCCATGGCTGTGCAAGGCGTTCCGGCCCGTCGACGGCCAGACCGGGCGCGGCTACAACACCTTCCGCCAGTTCGGCCGCATCCGGCAGCGCTATGCGATGCACACACTCATCGCACCGTCGCGCTATGACGGCCGTCCCGCCTACACGCTGGTCTACCGCGCCTACGCCTCGATGTGCGGGGTGATCAACATGGTCGACGAGGTCCGCCGCGCGGCGCCCGGTGTCTATCTGGGCATCGGGACGTGGGGATTCACCGCACGGCAGCGCCGCATCCCCCTGCCCTTCCTGCTCACCGGCCCTGTCGGCGCCTACCGCGGTGACATCGGCACCGCTCGCCGCGGCTTGACCCCGGGCCCGCGTGAACTGCCCGGCCCGAAGGAGGCCGCCCGGTGACGAAGTGGCTGCTGTACGGCGCCAACGGCTATACCGGCGAGCTGATCGCCCGGGAGGCGCGCAAGAGGGGCCTGGAACCGGTCCTCGCCGGCCGGAACCTCACGGCGGTCAAGCTGCTGGCCGAGGACCTCGGCCTGGACTACCGGATCTTCGACCTGCGCGACGCCGACGCGCGGCTGTCCGGCATCGACGTGGTGCTGCACTGCGCCGGGCCGTTCTCGGTGACGGCGCCCCCGATGATCGACGCGTGCGTGCGCACCCGCACCCACTATTTCGACATCACCGGCGAGATGGACGTCTTCGCCTACGCCCGCGAGATCGACGGCCAGGCCCGCGCTGCTGGTGTCGTGGTCTGTCCCGGAGTCGGTTTCGACGTCATCCCCACCGACTGCCTCGCCGCCGCCCTCCACCAGGCCATGCCCGAGGCCACCCACCTGCGGCTCGGGTTCGACCTGCCGCTGGCGCTGTCCCCGGGGACCGTCAAGACGATCCTGGACGGGATGGCCGCCGGAGGCCGCGCCCGCATCGACGGCCAGATCACCCCGACCCCGCTGGGCAGACGCACCGCCCGCATCGACTTCGGCAACGGCGCCAAACCCGCGCTCGCCTTCCCCGCCGCCGACCTCTACAGCGCCCACCACAGCACCGGAATCCCCAACATCGAGGTGTACATCCCGATGCCCGCCACCCTGATCCGCGGTACTCGGATCAGCAGGCGTCTCACCGGGCTGCTCGCCCTTCCCCGCGTCCGCGCCGCCGCCCACAAGCTGATCGAGAAGACGGTGAAAGGCCCCGACGCGAACGAACGGGCCACCAGCAGCGCCCACGTGTGGGGCGAGACCACCGATGCGACCGGCCGGCGGGCCACCGCCCGCATCACCACGGCCAACCCCTACCGCCTCACCATCGACGGCGCCCTCACAGCCGTCACCGACCTCCTCGCCGCCACCGCCCCCCGCCTCGGCGCGCACACGCCCGCGACCCTGTTCGGCGCCGACC is a genomic window of Actinomadura citrea containing:
- a CDS encoding helix-turn-helix domain-containing protein encodes the protein MTSHTPPPHQGLQILRYRSSLPLSHQTLPYVTGVVGRHREQTGSKGRALPAGMQALMTLAYLKNGETIAQLGAGFGVGTTTTWRYVNETVALLSAGTTRGPQLDRLEMRPGGAGGRDPRRVRAMGQRTESRVSDRTDRPRRHGEDTWTETTGRVTTKTAPPVAGAPRSRRDHRTLHRVPRLHLPARGRGPRLVPRGEGLGRGPGGTPRRRAR
- a CDS encoding ATP-binding protein, whose translation is MSAAPQTPEVPTIVLDSTDQAPRLARRFLAEQFARWGITDDYMGRLVVCELTTNAYKHGEGPIVVRLSLDPDDGRPVIEVSDTGTGHPTVQPQDYAATSGRGLQLMAELVHEWGVKRLTGGGKVVWAKLP
- a CDS encoding relaxase/mobilization nuclease domain-containing protein, producing the protein MGLLRYLYGPGRHEEHRDPHVVAGFRSAPELEPGVRADGSRDLRRLDALLTQPLALLGERNYRQPVWHLPLRAAPEDPVMSDRQWARIAHEVMDRVGLAPDGDFGAVRWVAVRHAADHVHIVATLARQDGGRPDVWNDGYRVRDACRTVEQQHGLRRTAPADRTAARRPSRGEIEKAARHGRPLPSRTLLRRKVQTAAAGASSEAEFFRRLHDEGVLVRQRFSERTAGEMTGYAVALPDDLNGDGRPVWFGGGKLAADLTLPKLRRRWTGADGSVRALSPFCPLDGRHLSERTRRAVLRTAVRRAADESATTNEFLDRLRGEGLLVKLRYGQTVDGQITGYAVAFAAEHDGKEPNWYPGSRLADDLSLSRLRQRWASPVADPQVAVDHDELTPEERQALYDDAARAAAFATAQIRRHLVTNPHAAQDACWAASDALHVAARVTGNRHLHRAADAYDRAARAPYGRIPTPTPAGNALRTTARLLALTGTAKDRTVVSMVLLVANFISLLDTIAQLRSLQERHAQADAARRAAAHTREVRPAGSAPSPPPAGPNAQARLAMAAFPNAWAPLPQVAQSRSAPSASTGPVRSGRRRP
- a CDS encoding saccharopine dehydrogenase family protein, whose product is MTKWLLYGANGYTGELIAREARKRGLEPVLAGRNLTAVKLLAEDLGLDYRIFDLRDADARLSGIDVVLHCAGPFSVTAPPMIDACVRTRTHYFDITGEMDVFAYAREIDGQARAAGVVVCPGVGFDVIPTDCLAAALHQAMPEATHLRLGFDLPLALSPGTVKTILDGMAAGGRARIDGQITPTPLGRRTARIDFGNGAKPALAFPAADLYSAHHSTGIPNIEVYIPMPATLIRGTRISRRLTGLLALPRVRAAAHKLIEKTVKGPDANERATSSAHVWGETTDATGRRATARITTANPYRLTIDGALTAVTDLLAATAPRLGAHTPATLFGADLITRLPGSGPLTISPTEGTLT
- a CDS encoding recombinase family protein, which produces MLTGALVGYARVSTKDQRLDRQTLALKAAGCIRIFADKKSGKDAERKELAKALDYLRPGDTLVVPSLDRLARSLQDLITIVADLRRRGVGFRSLKEALDTTTPGGRLVFHVFAALAEFLRELIIEDTHEGLAAAKARGVRLGRPPAMTPEQIRHARALLTQPDATVSSIARLFGVSRSTIYKYVPELKPTGLQQVKTGVPDPRPELTEH
- a CDS encoding helix-turn-helix domain-containing protein — its product is MAARKPTSKTVAFGAEVTRLREEAGLNRTELAARTAVTRSYISQVESGRTKCRRDFAERMDKALDSGTALVDAWDDLLRSSSYPKFFADFPRAEASADALRAFEIRLVYGLLQTEAYARVLLCNDDAVRERMQRQRILTKPNPPTVFVVLDESVLLREVGSREIMREQLEHLIEMSERENITIQIAPIGYYRDARAPFVIATQPDRSEIVYLESNIGGETSAEPRDLALVSEAFSRLQAAALSPKASVDLMRKVVEERWT
- a CDS encoding TetR/AcrR family transcriptional regulator; the encoded protein is MPRNRRPQDREEKREEILAAAQRLFIDDGYESASMGQIAKNAGVTVNTIYWYFRDKDDLLIAVLDRLLAEALAQYTTIADRPLNDRLLWAVDQLERLHGLVNTVHTRAAASPAVHAWHAGFHELADTLVADDLRKAGAAEADLPAMTAIGTFVIEGLLTHRHDDADKRAVIDLLVHKLTIAPTRT
- a CDS encoding GNAT family N-acetyltransferase; amino-acid sequence: MALQRDEAFCLDGSRLSIMKRTANDPTAFGVQGTITYRLARPEDDRVLAKLDGSFTTDSVFEVVETGDGFTLRQIPVTPPIHEVFPADEDTKDDRDPELSQTVVACNRDELCGFVESSFEPWNRRLTICDIQVAPVWREKGLGRTLMSHAFGFAEERGAGHVWLEVSNINAPAISAYLRMGFAFCGLDTRLYDATESAGEQAIFMARQIH
- a CDS encoding DUF397 domain-containing protein, giving the protein MDVTWRKSSRSSEAGDNCVELADLGEAVGIRDSKDPAGAKFTLRRDEFASLVAVLKR